CTCCGTCATGAGCATCTTAGTCTTCCAACGCTCGTTGCCATCCAACTTACTCATAGCAACCTCCTAATGGTATAGCCAGTAATCCCACGCTGCGCCGTCTGTGCGCCTCCCTGCGGTGCTGAATCATCTGATAAATGGCGTTCCCATCCCTCCACTATTACCGCTGTCTGAATGGGCTTACCCGCATCCCATACTATATAATGCTCTGCCGCCAGCACTTTAAAACCTTTGATCACATCCGCCGGCCTCCGCCCGCTTAATTTCCCCAGTTCCCGGATCGTTGGCATCCTTTTAAAAGGATACTTAAACTGGACGATGATCCTAAGCAGCTTACGCGGGGTATCGTCAAGCATGCTGCCGCTCCGGCACCGGACGCCAAGACAAAATATTGGCCGTCAGGAACACACGGGGCTGGCCGGTGCTCAAACAAGTAGCCCGGATTCGACCGCCCCGAATCCCGCGCACCTCATTTTCCGTTGTGTGATCTTGCCCGCTTTGTCCAGATATATCAATTCTATGGTTTGGCCGATGCTCATCTTCATGACTGATCGCCTCCGAATTAAATAAGAACACTTGTTTGTATTATACCCAAACAAATGTTCTCTAATCAATCATGATTATATGCCTATCTTCCCATTATTATGTACTTTTAATGTCTTAAATCTATATATCCCAAATATAAGAATTAATGTTTAGACATATCCCAATTATTGCCTTAGGATAGTCCAGGCAACTGAATACAAATTAATCTACGAAAGGGGAAATAAGACTGTTGTATATTGAGTACATAGAAAACTATTAATGATGACTTAAAAATTATTGTGAGGTGGGTTAATTGAAAAAGGTATTATTAATCATTGTTTTATTGTTTGCGGCGCTGCCTATGCAGGGGGCTTTTGCAGCCAACTATGACCCAGACAATTATATTGATGGGGTTAAGTATACGGTGACTGATACCGGGCAGGATGTAACCAGTATTTTAACAGACAAAAAATACGGTACATCAAATCCTTATATTACGCTTAAAGCTTATGGTACCAAAAATAGTAGATTAACAGTGGAATTTGCTGCGCCTGTTAATATTGCGTATATAACGATACGGGCACAGTATCCGGCTTTTGTAGCTTTTTATGGCGAAGACGGTGCTTATTTAGGGCAGACCAATGCTAACCGCGATCCTGTTGTTTCAAGGTACAACAATGTTAAGAGTGCGCAGATATACCATCCTTATGACTTTGATAATCAGATTTATGAGGTAGGGTTTCATGCTTTCATATCGGATACGCCGACACCAACGCCGACGCCAACTGCTACACCAACACCGACCGCTACACCTCAACCTACACCAACAGCAACACCTGAACCTACACCAACAGCAACACCTGAACCTACACCAACAGCAACACTTGAACCTACACCAAGCCCTACTCCAACACCAGCACTGGAGCCCACTCTTGATGTAGCCATCGCACCAGAAAAGATTGGTTTAGGCAAAGAATTTACAGCTGATGTATCCCTAAAAAATGTGAAGGATATTTATGCGGAAGACTTTGAAGTGAAGTACGACAAGGAACACTTGCAATACCTCGGGTTTGAAGAGGTAACCGGCTTTAAGGTGTACAATAATCCCGTTGATAAAAACGGCGTTGTCCGCTTTGTAGTAGCCAGCCAAGGTGAAGAATACGGCATCAACGAAGACACAGTTGTTGTAAAACTCAAGTTTAAGGCCAAAGCCAAAGGTACAGCCATTGTCGATGCAACCAAAGCGAGGATTGCAGATACCGAAGAGGAATATGACCTGGAGAAAGATAACTGCCTAGAAGACAGTGTAATCATCGAGGCAACAGACGTCAATAAGTCTGGTACGTATACTCTTGTTGACCTTGCTATTGATGCCAGGTACTTCAAATATTTTGCGCCTGATGTTGATCCGGTAAAATACAATGCAGACCAAGCCGGCGATGAATATGTAAATGATGATGACTTGCTTTTTATTGTTGATCAGATTTTAAACAACCCGGATTATTTGCCGAATACTTAACTAATGAATAAAAAATGAGCTCGCCGACCGTTTAAGGTTGACAGGCTTTTTAACTTTTCTTGAGTTAACCACCTGTTTCCATAATTATGTACTTTCGATGTCTTAAATCTATTTATCCCATATATAAGATTTTTTGTTTAGACAATACTCACCTTTAATTTTACTATTACAACATCTAATTCTATAAAAGGTGGAATATATAAGTGTCTAAAAGATTGAAAGTTATTTTTTCATCATTGGCAGTGGCTTTAATCATCGCTCTAGTTTCATCGCTTTATCCAGCCTCTCCGTCGTATGCTTACACCGGTGGATTATTAAATGGGAAGAGTATAAATTACGGTCCGAATGAAATTACGATAAATGGAACGTTTTCAGAACTTACAGATAATAATGAAACTACATCTTACAGTTTAGGAGGATATAACTCACCTTCTATTAAAACTATTTGGTACAAATTTCCTGAGGTTGCCTCAATTAATGCTTATCAGATAAAAGCGATCACAAATAAAATGAAATTTAGTTTTTATGATCTTACTGGTAATTTGATAGGAGATGTGGCTTCACCTGATGTTAGCGGCACGAAAATTGATGGGCTTTCATTTGATAATGTCTCTAAAATTGCTATAACAAATACTACAAATTCTGCATTTGGAATTTATGAAGTTGACTTTTTTGGGGAGGAACATGCTGCTTCAACACCAACACCTGAGCCTATACCAACCGTAACACCTGAACCATCACCTTCCGCAACTCCAGAAGTACCTTCGGGTGGTCGTGCGATTCTCACAATCACTTTAACCACTGGTCTAGATAAAGAATTCGATCTTCCTATTTCTGAAGTTAATGAATTTCTTAACTGGTACGACTCGACGAACGGATCTGCTCGGTACGGAATTGATAAGCACGACAACAACAAAGGCCCGTTCAGTAAACGAACTGAATACGTAATACATGATAAGATCCTAACCTTTGAAGTAAGTGAGTACACAGCTCAGTAAAAACAAAACCGTCTGGCATACGCCAGGCGGTTTTGTTTTTATCGACTCAGCCTTCATTCTCATAATTGTGTACATTAATCGAAAACATCTAATAAATCCATTTTTTAGGTTTTAATGTTTAGACATAGTCTTTTTTTCATAATAGTATTTTTTTGTAGATTTCAAAGGTTGAAATTTTTTTGATAAAAAAATCTATATTATAAAAAGGAGGCGTGCAATAAGAACGGCATACGAACTAAAGTCAGAGACTTAAGTTATATAATGGAGGGTTAACATTGAAACGTAAAATATTAGTAATACTCTTAGTTTTCAGTCTATTAATTATTCCGAGTACTCGAAATCTTCCCCAGGTACACGCTACTCCATTGTTGAAGGAACCAGTTAAGTGGGCAATAAAGGAGTTAATCAAAAAAGAGACAAAATCCGCAGCAGAATCCATTTTGGTAAAGCAAGGTGTAAGAACAACAGAAAAAAGGGCGTTAGAGAAGGCGAATGAACGGTGGTTTCAGAGGCTTACTGCGGAGGAAGTTGCGGGCGTGCAAAAGGCTGTAGAATTTGCGGTCCCTAGTGGTACGCCTGGTTGGCTTAAGACAGTTGTAGGTGCGGGTATGTGGATTTCGGGTGCGGATTTAGCTTATGAGATTTACGACTATATGCGCCCGTCTAATGTTGGTGTTCCTGATTCCGTGTCTTACTATACGACTTCGGATTATACACAAAATGATCTTACTGGCATGGTTTTAAGTTCCGATAAAATTGAACGGTTCAAACAGTATCGTCCTATATATGCTTGGCTTGACCCTGTAGTACACTCCTTTGCAGACGGAATTGTTGTTAAAGTTGATGGTAAATTTTATTTCCGGTTGCATGGAGTGGATTACCTATTTACCAATGGTTACGATTATGAGAATACCGCAACATATCCTCATTATGTAGACTCGTACGATTGGAACAATGGTTACTGGAGCTTATTTGCTTTACCACCTGAACCTACATCAAGTGTAGATAAGAATTTTGTGTATATCGCATTAGCTTATCCTTATGGCTCTCAAATTATTTACGCTCTCAATCCAAGTACGAGTGAAGTAGAACGAAAAGGTTTTTTGGATGCAGCTTATCATTCTAACATGTCTTATGGTTACGCTAAAGTTCCGAAGTCTGTGCTTGAAGCAGATATGAGTACAGGTGTTGGCAGGTACAGTGTACTGATTAACAGCAGTGAAGGCGGTGACTATGAAATTGATCGCAATGCTAAGACAGCCCCGGAATTGGTTCCTATTCCTGATGAACTTAAAGAGGCATGGCCTAATGATTCTGAAGGCGTTGAGATTTTGTTTCCTGATCCGGATTTCTTCCCAGATACTACCGCGACGATAATCGCCAATCCGCAAATTGTGACCAACCCAGTGCCTGAGCCTAAACCGTCTGCACAGCCTACAGTAGCGCCTAATCCATCCGCGCAGCCTACATCAACACCTAACCCGTCTGCACAACCAACTGCCGAGCCAAGTCCATCTATAGAACCTACACCAAATGTTGATCCTACACCGTCAGCAGTACCAAGTACACAACCTACTAATCCTCCTGTTATAGGTGGGGAAGATCCTAATCCAACATCATCACCAGACGACGATGACGACGATGGCTACAACGGTCCACCTATTGACTTTCCTGAAACTCCAGAGGAAGCGATAGCTGAAGGTTGGGAGGATGTTACTCCTCCACTTATAAAAGAATATAAAGATCCAAAGACAGGTACTGTGGTGAAATTTAATACTAAGACATGGGAGATCACTTATAATAAATATTATGAAGTTGAAATCATAAATCCTCAAGGAAAACCGATTGGCGAAATTGATGAAATTGATATGGAAAAAGAGATTTTTTATGAAGATAAAGCTGCTAAAGGTCTTGAAATTATTAATCCCTCAACAGGCCTACCAGCCCAAACCGCGCAACAATGGGCCGAAAAACAAATATTAGACAAAACACGAAAACGTATTGATGAAGCTCTCAAAACTGGAATCGCTACGCGAGCAACAAAAAGTGGATCTAAAATAGTACCAGATATTGAACTAATCAGAAACTTCAAGGAGTTTGTTTTTAGGCTAGATGGAGATTCTGCAGATTTAATACAAGCGACTGATAATGTTGTAAATCAGCTTAGAGAGGAATATCCTGATTATAAATTCAGTGCTACCTATGGAGGTAAATAGTATATGACAGTAAGCGCATTTGTTCTTAATGCACAAAATGATTTTGAAGAAAAATTTTTCATTCCAATTGCTGGTGAAGCTTTTTTTTATAAATGCTGGGTACCTGGAATTCAAGCTTTAAAGTTGAAATGGTTGAGTTGTTTTCAGGTAGGTCTTGATACAAGATTGGAAGATTTGCCCAACTTATTTGCAGAACTAGAGCAATTGAAAAAATGGGCAGACCTTAATCTTAAGGGTGATGAGAAAGAACATTTCTTTACGAGAGTAACCTTATTTGAGGAACAATTACCAAAAGCATTTCAACGTAAGGACGCTGTTGTTTTTATCGGTTAAGAACTTAATTTAACAAAGAAACTTTACACGCATTAACCCCAAAAACACAAAGACCCGTCAGGCATAAGCCCGGCGGGTTATTTTATGTACGCTCTGAATTCAAAACGATCTCGTTTGAACCATTTCCATGCAATCTTAACCATACACGGATGATACCCTTCTACTTCTGGATAATCATTATATTGGTGCCAGACAGATACTTTCGTTTGTGAAATGTCCGCAATCATGAAGTCTGTATCGCTCTCTAGGACTTTATATGTAGTACTCAAAACAATCACTCCTACGTATAGTAACGAATCTTTAATGTACTACTTTTGCCACTCGGCGTAGAGAAAAGAATCTCATCAATTCTCTTTTTATAATCGTACATCGCTTCGCAACAAATTGGCATCCTGTGATTTCCATCTTGCGCAGGGTATCCACCAAGGTTTTTATGAACCTCACCAGATACTACATCTACATACTCTGCCCCTGCCTCACGAGCTTCATCTACTAGTCTTTTAACTTCGCGGAGAAATTCACTTCTTTTTGGAGTTTGACTCATAACTCATCCCGCTTTCTGCTTATATACGACCAGTATATTTTATTTGGAACATTATGTATATGTAGGTAAGAGAACTTTTCCTGAACACAAAGAAATACCCCACCAGTAATGGCGGGATAGGCTAAGACAATATTCTATTCTGCGGAGTATTCGTCCACACTGAATGTAAGTATCTTATCAAAGATTACATAATCTTTACGGCTGGTAAATGGCCCTTTGTTGTTATCATGTTTATTAATACCATAATGGGCCGATCCAGAGGCAGTGTCGTACCAGTTTAAAAAGGCATTGACCTCAGACATAGGAAGATCAAATTCTTTTTCAAGTCCATTGGTCATCGTTACGACCAAGATTGCTCGGTTACCTGTTGGCTGTTCTGGAGTCGGTGACGGTGTTACCGTAGGTGTTGGCTCAACGGTTGGTTCTGGTGTGATAGTAGGCGTTGCTGTTGGTGCTATAGTCGGCTCAGGTGTCACAGAACCTATAGTAACTTCCGTAATATCGATCCAAGTTTGACTTGAAGTAGCTACTATTCGAATCCCGCTATATTTTCCGGGGGTTATTTCGAACGGATCAAGAATGGTATAGGATTTAAGAGCATGGTGTTCCACACTTTTAGTAATATTGCCAGTTATCTTTACCCAAGTGTCGGACTTTAAACCGTATAAACTATAGGTAACATCAGATTTAGGATTTGCAGTGGCCGATAACTGAACAAAATCAAGATATAGTTCTTCAGGAAAAATAATATCTAGTGTGCCATTGTACCCCCCACTGTTCCAAAAACTTTCTAAATTCGAATCTATTACATTGTTAGGGGTCATATCGAGATATGACTTATTTGCAGATGCTATAGTACCTGCAGGCGGTGTTACTCCCTGCATTC
This region of Paenibacillus sp. FSL K6-1096 genomic DNA includes:
- a CDS encoding cohesin domain-containing protein yields the protein MKKVLLIIVLLFAALPMQGAFAANYDPDNYIDGVKYTVTDTGQDVTSILTDKKYGTSNPYITLKAYGTKNSRLTVEFAAPVNIAYITIRAQYPAFVAFYGEDGAYLGQTNANRDPVVSRYNNVKSAQIYHPYDFDNQIYEVGFHAFISDTPTPTPTPTATPTPTATPQPTPTATPEPTPTATPEPTPTATLEPTPSPTPTPALEPTLDVAIAPEKIGLGKEFTADVSLKNVKDIYAEDFEVKYDKEHLQYLGFEEVTGFKVYNNPVDKNGVVRFVVASQGEEYGINEDTVVVKLKFKAKAKGTAIVDATKARIADTEEEYDLEKDNCLEDSVIIEATDVNKSGTYTLVDLAIDARYFKYFAPDVDPVKYNADQAGDEYVNDDDLLFIVDQILNNPDYLPNT